CGGTTATCAACATCTTGGAAGAAGGCCTGCCTGTCGAAGACAGCGACGAGCCGCAAACCATGCAGAACGTGCCCACCATGTTCCAAGCCGCCCGTTTGGTTGGGCGCGCTGTGCGACAAGTCTACGAAGACGACGCAGAAGCCCTAAAAGCCCAAGACACGCCGTTCTCCGCCTCGTTTCTATTAGGGGGACAGCTCAAAGGGCGCACCCAGAGATTGTTCGAAGTGTATTCAGCCGGCAACTTCATCAATGCCACGCCCGACACGCCATTTTTGCAAATTGGCGAGCATAAATACGGCAAGCCGATTTTGGACCGCGCGCTCAGCTACGACGACACCACGCTGATGGACGGCGTGAAGCTGGCTTTGTTGTCGATGGATTCCACGGTGCGATCAAACCTGTCAGTGGGCTTTCCGCTGGACTTGGTGATCATGAAAAAAGACACCCAGGCCGTCAGCCTGCAAACCCGCATTGACGAGCACGACCCCTACTTCCAGCAACTGTCTCAAGACTGGTCGGACGCACTGCGCAATGCGTATCTAACGCTGCCGTCGCCCGATTGGGCTTAAGTGCTCAGCAATTCATTAAACTGCACGGCCGTCTTCAGCTCACCGCGCACGTGTTCGCGCCGCGCGGTGGCTTCGGCGTCTTCGCCCCAGAGCTCGATTTGGTGGTCTTCGTCCACGTGAATGACTTTGAACGCTTGATCGCCGTCCAAAGCACCAACGAACATGGCAAAACCCACGACGATGGAGCCCGCGACGCCGACCATTTCAGCCAACGCGGTGAGCTGCCAATTGTCCATATCTGCCATAGCGGCTGCGAAGCCTTGTTTGGAGCTGTCGTCTTGGCTCACCGGGATGACGCCTTCGACCACTTTGAGATCCGCACCAAACGTTTCTTTAGCCCAATCCAACAGCGGCTGCCAGACCTTGGCTTGGCGTTCGACCAAGTCTTGTGGAGATCCTGCGCGGTAACACAGCAAGTCCGTGTCCACATAACGCAGCAATCCGTCAATCATCGCGTCGCGGGCATCGGGAATGCGGTCAATGGCCGTGCCGCAGAGCTGCATCAAGGGCATGGAGTTGGGATCGACATCTTCGCCTTGGCCTTCCCATTCTTCAGCCACAGCCTCGGCCAACGCATGGGTCGGCAGGGACAAGGGCTTGCCCGCAGGTGTTTTGATGGGGCGCCCGTCTAGGACGACCGTGAAACCACCTTCTGTCTGGTGGGCGGCGGCGTCTTTGTAAAAGCGTTTGGTCATGGGAAAGCTCTATTGTTCAGCGGTGTTTTCTTCAGGGGTCTTACCCCCCTTGAGCGCCTGAACGCAAGGGTCATTCTTCTCTTCTTGCTCTTTTTTCGCCTTGTCGCTTTCCACTAATGAGATGGTGTCCGCCAAAAGCCCGGCAATGGCCTTAACCGGTGTTTTGATGATATTGCCCAACGTACCGACCACGGCTTCCTTCGCCGTCACGTGAACCTCTGGCTTTTTCAGACTACCCTCAACCTGAAATGGCACGGCAAAACTGGCCAAACTGGTGGATTTGGCGTCCGTGTTGACGTGCAGTTTCAACACCTCTTCGCCCAAATCAACCGTGCCGTTCACTTTGACATGCATGCCGCTGGTGTCCACCACCACGGACTTGGCCGTCGCCAAACCTTCGGCAATGGGCACCTCCGCCAGCACACAAGAAATGGCATTGGCGTCTTTGTTTGACGCCCATGGCAAAATGGAAGTCACACTTTCGGTGAGCTCAACAATTTTGTGATCGTGAATACGACCGTTGCGACCGATCATCTTCACATGTCCATTTGTGCTCCCCGCCAACTCGTGCGCCGACTTGCCTTTGGCGATGAGCAAGATTTCTCCGTCCATTTTGAGATCTAGCAAATCGCCCTGCCCGCTCAACGCCGTCACCGTGCCGACATTGAAGTTGCGCAAAGACGCCTTGGTGTGAACATCCATACCGGACGCAGAGGGTTTGAGCGTTGCCGTGTAATCGATGCGCGCCTGATCAAAGATGAACGAAGCGGGTTGGATTTCCACCGCCCCGCTCTTCAGCTTCACCTTGGCGCGCACATCGGTCGCGCTTAAGTCTTGATACTTGATCTCCTTGCCAACGAAATCAACTTGGGCGTCTAACGCATCTAAGCCCTGAATATCGATCTCGTCAGTGGAAAAGACCTTATCCCCACTGGAGATGCTATCGGTTTTCGGAAAAAACGATGTGATGTCGAGTGTCTCTGAACGCAGACGCGCTTTAACGCTGGGGCGGGTGTCGCTGAGACGGACAGAAAGCGCGCCGCCTATATCGAAGTCTTTGGTCTGCGCTTCCAGCCCTAAAAAGCTCACGGCTTTACCGACCATGGTGACTTTCCCGCCAAGTTCGATCTCTCCTAAATCGGGAATACCCTCCAGATTGAGAAGCTTGCCTATGAACTGGGGATCAAACACCTGAGCTGCAAAGTCCGCAGAGATGTCCAAGCCCCTGCCCGGGTGCTGCAAGGTCGCGTCTAAATTGGCAGATATATCCGGCCCGTCGATTTCCAGCTTGAAAGGAAACGGCTTGGGTTCAGCGCTTAGGATTTGCGCAAGCGAGCCCATGCGCGCATTGGCGTCCAGCGTGACACCATTGAAGACGCCGACAAACCCACCCCTGAGCGCGGCGTCGAAGCTGTCGGCTTGAAAGCGCGCACTTTTGAGGTTGCTTTCAAATGTCATCCCCGTCGCACCGTCTTTATAAACCGTGCGGATGTTTGTTAAGCGAACGTCGTGCACCGACGGGTTGAGTTTAAATTTTGACGCCGTCGCATTTTCTTTTTCCGTTGGCGCCTGTGCAGCTCTGAACTCCCAATTGGTGAGCCCTTTGCCATCGGTTTCCAGGTTCAACCGCAACCCTTCAATCACAACGTAGTTGATGTCCAAGTGGCCTTTGAGCAACGCCATCAAGTCCACCTGGGCCTCTAAGTGTTCGAGGACCATCATGTCATCGGTCGAGCCCCAATCGGCATTTGCGAGGTGCACGTCGGAAACCGACAAGGACGGGGTGAG
This window of the Magnetovibrio sp. PR-2 genome carries:
- a CDS encoding AsmA family protein, which encodes MARFFKIIFGLGVLCIALLASLGVMLKSSDYSRVKVQLDRIVERATGRPFVIAGDLQFNLSLTPSLSVSDVHLANADWGSTDDMMVLEHLEAQVDLMALLKGHLDINYVVIEGLRLNLETDGKGLTNWEFRAAQAPTEKENATASKFKLNPSVHDVRLTNIRTVYKDGATGMTFESNLKSARFQADSFDAALRGGFVGVFNGVTLDANARMGSLAQILSAEPKPFPFKLEIDGPDISANLDATLQHPGRGLDISADFAAQVFDPQFIGKLLNLEGIPDLGEIELGGKVTMVGKAVSFLGLEAQTKDFDIGGALSVRLSDTRPSVKARLRSETLDITSFFPKTDSISSGDKVFSTDEIDIQGLDALDAQVDFVGKEIKYQDLSATDVRAKVKLKSGAVEIQPASFIFDQARIDYTATLKPSASGMDVHTKASLRNFNVGTVTALSGQGDLLDLKMDGEILLIAKGKSAHELAGSTNGHVKMIGRNGRIHDHKIVELTESVTSILPWASNKDANAISCVLAEVPIAEGLATAKSVVVDTSGMHVKVNGTVDLGEEVLKLHVNTDAKSTSLASFAVPFQVEGSLKKPEVHVTAKEAVVGTLGNIIKTPVKAIAGLLADTISLVESDKAKKEQEEKNDPCVQALKGGKTPEENTAEQ
- a CDS encoding ATP12 family chaperone protein; translation: MTKRFYKDAAAHQTEGGFTVVLDGRPIKTPAGKPLSLPTHALAEAVAEEWEGQGEDVDPNSMPLMQLCGTAIDRIPDARDAMIDGLLRYVDTDLLCYRAGSPQDLVERQAKVWQPLLDWAKETFGADLKVVEGVIPVSQDDSSKQGFAAAMADMDNWQLTALAEMVGVAGSIVVGFAMFVGALDGDQAFKVIHVDEDHQIELWGEDAEATARREHVRGELKTAVQFNELLST
- a CDS encoding peptidase, whose amino-acid sequence is MTYCVGLYLENGLVMLADTRTNAGVDNVSTYSKTYTWEKPGECSIVLMTAGNLAITQSVINILEEGLPVEDSDEPQTMQNVPTMFQAARLVGRAVRQVYEDDAEALKAQDTPFSASFLLGGQLKGRTQRLFEVYSAGNFINATPDTPFLQIGEHKYGKPILDRALSYDDTTLMDGVKLALLSMDSTVRSNLSVGFPLDLVIMKKDTQAVSLQTRIDEHDPYFQQLSQDWSDALRNAYLTLPSPDWA